One segment of Streptomyces sp. NBC_00576 DNA contains the following:
- a CDS encoding aminotransferase class IV, with protein MKLWLDGGLQDIESARVSVFDHGLTVGDGIFETVKAVHGRPFALTRHLDRLTRSARGLGLPDPDLEEVRRACTAVLDANPLPLGRLRITYTGGHGPLGSDRGEHGPTLVVAVGESARRPDSTAVITVPWTRNERGAVAGLKTTSYAENVVALARAREQGASEALFGNTVGQLCEGTGSNVFVVLGGEIHTPPLASGCLAGITRALVVEWTGAKETDLPLDVLEGADEIFLTSTLRDVQAVQRVDDRQLPGVPGPVTAKAMRVFDERAGDDLDP; from the coding sequence GTGAAGCTATGGCTCGACGGAGGGCTGCAGGACATCGAGTCCGCCCGCGTCTCCGTGTTCGACCACGGACTGACCGTGGGCGACGGCATCTTCGAGACGGTGAAGGCGGTCCACGGCCGGCCGTTCGCGCTCACCCGTCACCTGGACCGGCTGACCCGCTCGGCCCGCGGTCTCGGCCTGCCCGACCCCGACCTCGAGGAGGTCCGCCGCGCCTGTACGGCCGTACTCGACGCCAATCCGCTGCCGCTGGGCCGCCTGCGCATCACGTACACCGGTGGCCACGGCCCCCTCGGCTCCGACCGCGGGGAGCACGGCCCGACCCTGGTCGTCGCCGTCGGCGAATCCGCCCGGCGCCCCGACTCGACCGCCGTGATCACGGTCCCCTGGACGCGCAACGAACGTGGCGCCGTCGCCGGCCTGAAGACCACGTCGTACGCCGAGAACGTCGTCGCTCTCGCCAGGGCGCGCGAACAGGGCGCGTCCGAGGCGCTGTTCGGCAATACGGTCGGCCAGCTGTGCGAGGGGACGGGGTCGAACGTCTTCGTCGTCCTGGGCGGCGAGATCCACACCCCGCCGCTCGCCTCCGGCTGCCTCGCCGGCATCACACGCGCCCTTGTCGTCGAGTGGACGGGCGCCAAGGAGACCGACCTGCCGCTGGACGTCCTGGAAGGCGCCGACGAGATCTTCCTGACGTCCACGCTGAGGGATGTACAGGCCGTGCAGCGCGTCGACGACCGTCAACTCCCGGGCGTACCTGGTCCGGTGACCGCCAAGGCGATGCGGGTCTTCGACGAGCGGGCTGGGGACGACCTCGACCCCTGA
- a CDS encoding GNAT family N-acetyltransferase, producing the protein MTTTLRPTEPLQREADGTRSRRYQVCVNSRPVGEIHLGTHPTFGDSVAKILGLRIDERDRRRGRATVAALAAEEVARGWGCRRIEASVPGDVPAALRLATALGYVLRNRRMDKTLGAAPPELPAGSRGRPMTEAEFVVWEAAGRRSYAESWIERGVPEAEANAKAKRDHEQLLPQGVASEGMTFSVLEHEGTRVGTLWLGSREGLGFVYDVETDAAHRGRGHGRALMLLAEAQSVAAGRPAVSLNVFAGNSPAERLYESLGYETVAHHMYKDLL; encoded by the coding sequence ATGACCACCACCCTGCGGCCGACCGAGCCGCTGCAGCGCGAAGCCGACGGGACGCGATCACGCCGTTACCAGGTGTGCGTGAACAGCCGTCCCGTCGGCGAGATACACCTCGGCACCCATCCCACGTTCGGGGACTCGGTGGCGAAGATCCTGGGCCTCCGCATCGACGAACGCGACCGTCGGCGCGGCCGGGCCACAGTGGCCGCGCTCGCCGCGGAGGAGGTGGCGCGCGGCTGGGGCTGCCGGCGCATCGAGGCGTCCGTCCCCGGCGACGTACCGGCGGCGCTGCGGCTCGCGACCGCGCTCGGTTACGTGCTGCGCAACCGCCGTATGGACAAGACGCTCGGCGCCGCGCCACCCGAACTGCCCGCCGGGAGTCGTGGCCGGCCCATGACGGAGGCCGAGTTCGTGGTGTGGGAGGCGGCGGGCCGGCGGAGCTACGCGGAGAGCTGGATCGAGCGGGGCGTGCCGGAGGCGGAGGCGAACGCCAAGGCGAAACGGGACCACGAGCAGTTGCTGCCGCAGGGGGTGGCCAGCGAGGGCATGACGTTCAGCGTCCTGGAGCACGAGGGAACCCGGGTCGGCACCCTGTGGCTGGGCTCCCGTGAGGGCCTGGGCTTCGTCTACGACGTCGAGACCGACGCAGCACACCGGGGCAGAGGCCATGGCCGCGCCCTCATGCTCCTGGCGGAGGCCCAGTCGGTCGCGGCCGGTCGGCCGGCCGTCTCCCTGAACGTCTTCGCGGGCAACAGCCCGGCGGAACGGCTCTACGAGTCGTTGGGGTACGAGACGGTGGCCCACCACATGTACAAGGACCTGCTGTAG
- a CDS encoding DsbA family protein: protein MSDSSPAPAAPSAPASAPVLDVWCELQCPDCRTALDDVRTLRARYGDRLEVRLRHFPLERHKHAFAAAQAAEEAAEQGQAWPYVEAVLARVEELDRRGEPFLVEVAGELGLDAEEFDTALIDGRHILIVDADQAEGKAIGVTGTPTYVIAGELLDGGKSQEGLRERIEEIVDRLMAGQGA from the coding sequence ATGAGCGACTCCTCCCCCGCGCCCGCTGCCCCTTCCGCCCCGGCCTCCGCCCCCGTCCTCGACGTCTGGTGCGAACTCCAGTGCCCGGACTGCCGCACCGCCCTGGACGACGTACGCACCCTGCGTGCCCGCTACGGAGACCGGCTGGAGGTACGGCTGCGGCACTTCCCTCTGGAGCGGCACAAGCACGCCTTCGCCGCCGCGCAGGCCGCCGAGGAGGCGGCGGAGCAGGGGCAGGCATGGCCGTACGTCGAGGCAGTGCTCGCCCGGGTCGAGGAACTGGACCGTAGGGGCGAACCCTTCCTGGTCGAGGTGGCCGGCGAACTCGGCCTGGACGCCGAGGAGTTCGACACCGCACTGATCGACGGCCGGCACATCCTGATCGTCGACGCCGATCAGGCCGAGGGCAAGGCCATCGGCGTGACCGGCACGCCGACGTACGTCATCGCCGGTGAGCTTCTCGATGGCGGCAAGAGCCAGGAAGGGCTGCGGGAACGGATCGAGGAGATCGTGGACCGGCTGATGGCCGGGCAGGGGGCCTGA
- a CDS encoding CGNR zinc finger domain-containing protein: MLITHDTRCALDTVVDLVNTAPEDDTADALPDVDALGDFVRKHNISDIGTLSEFDLAAVRRIRGRFAGVFAAQDARTAAALINELVAAAGTTPRLTDHDGYDWHVHYFAPGASIADHLAADCGMALAFFVVAGEQERLRRCEAPDCRHAFVDVSRNRSRRYCDSRTCGNRLHVAAYRARRKESAG, translated from the coding sequence GTGCTGATCACCCACGACACCCGGTGCGCCCTCGACACCGTGGTCGATCTGGTGAACACCGCGCCGGAGGACGACACGGCGGACGCGCTGCCCGATGTCGACGCGCTCGGAGATTTCGTACGAAAGCACAACATAAGCGATATCGGTACGCTGTCGGAGTTCGATCTCGCCGCCGTGCGCAGGATCCGCGGACGGTTCGCCGGGGTGTTCGCGGCCCAGGACGCCCGGACGGCCGCCGCGCTCATCAACGAGCTGGTCGCCGCGGCGGGCACCACGCCCCGGCTCACCGACCACGACGGCTACGACTGGCACGTGCACTACTTCGCCCCCGGCGCGTCCATCGCTGACCACCTCGCCGCCGACTGCGGGATGGCCCTGGCGTTCTTCGTGGTCGCCGGCGAGCAGGAACGACTGCGGCGCTGCGAGGCCCCGGACTGCCGGCATGCCTTCGTCGACGTCTCCCGCAACCGGTCACGCCGCTACTGCGACAGCCGCACCTGCGGAAACCGGCTTCATGTGGCGGCCTACCGGGCGCGCCGCAAGGAGTCGGCGGGCTGA
- a CDS encoding SsgA family sporulation/cell division regulator, whose translation MNTTVSCELHLRLVVSSESSLPVPAGLRYDTADPYAVHATFHTGAEETVEWVFARDLLAEGLHRPTGTGDVRVWPSRSHGQGVVCIALSSPEGEALLEAPARALESFLKRTDAAVPPGTEHRHFDLDQELSHILAES comes from the coding sequence ATGAACACCACGGTCAGCTGCGAGCTGCACCTGCGCCTCGTTGTGTCGAGCGAGTCCTCACTGCCCGTTCCCGCAGGACTGCGGTATGACACGGCCGATCCCTACGCCGTGCACGCCACCTTCCACACCGGAGCCGAGGAAACCGTCGAGTGGGTGTTCGCCCGTGACCTGCTCGCGGAGGGCCTCCACCGACCCACCGGTACCGGTGACGTCCGAGTCTGGCCGTCCCGGAGCCACGGTCAGGGCGTTGTCTGCATCGCCCTCAGCTCCCCGGAGGGCGAGGCCCTCCTCGAAGCCCCCGCACGAGCCCTGGAGTCCTTCCTGAAGCGAACGGACGCCGCTGTGCCACCCGGCACGGAACACCGCCACTTCGACCTCGACCAGGAGCTGTCCCACATCCTGGCGGAAAGCTAG
- a CDS encoding TIGR02611 family protein has product MNTGSDKPGEAVVTPEETGAGEAANERELGSRAPEFIKARRMLHVSWQVGVFVVGLAVVGAGIVMLPLPGPGWLVIFGGMAIWATEFVWAQLVLRWTKRKVTEATQRALDPKVRRRNIILTTIGLVIVAVLVGIYVWKFGLEMPWKIKDQ; this is encoded by the coding sequence ATGAATACGGGGAGTGACAAGCCGGGTGAGGCTGTCGTGACACCAGAGGAGACCGGGGCCGGTGAGGCCGCGAACGAGCGGGAGCTCGGGTCGAGAGCGCCGGAATTCATCAAGGCGCGCCGCATGCTGCACGTGAGCTGGCAGGTCGGCGTATTCGTCGTGGGCCTCGCGGTGGTGGGCGCCGGCATCGTCATGCTGCCGCTGCCCGGGCCGGGCTGGCTGGTGATCTTCGGCGGTATGGCGATCTGGGCGACAGAGTTCGTCTGGGCCCAACTGGTGCTGCGCTGGACGAAGCGCAAGGTCACCGAGGCGACACAGCGCGCACTCGATCCCAAGGTGCGCCGCCGCAACATCATTCTGACGACGATCGGCCTGGTGATCGTGGCGGTTCTCGTCGGGATCTACGTCTGGAAGTTCGGGCTGGAAATGCCCTGGAAGATCAAGGACCAGTGA
- a CDS encoding ABC transporter substrate-binding protein → MPKNGNVERRTILKAAGASAAALGLAATTGCGGDSGAGDGNVTLRYAWWGGEPRTIAIKKSIALFEKKYPKIKIKPEFTDYEAYWEKFQTQASGGNPPDVFQNAVGFLRKYDKRGVLMDLKAQADAGNLDLENFRNGVLANGQVDGKQIGIPVGANTMALVIDVKAFERAGVEAKFGWTWDEYFAALQKIQDKLKIAGDTGYFAIMYLYDLYLRQNGKAFFTDTDLGFTEDDLTQWWTDGYKRVKSGLVADPKKIEQAKPKSGLSAGLAASEFTWDNFSIRYEGEGESDYGLAPIPTTDGKDTGQYLGSLMMSAFSGTKHPKEVAQFISFMVHDPEVGKIMGYDRGILSTTEQFDAFKPTDPNNKGVAAYEDEVAKAGVLGKITPHPSGADVIEAAFLRIGGEVAQGKTKPADAAKALFSEAKAAFAG, encoded by the coding sequence GTGCCTAAGAACGGGAATGTTGAGAGGCGAACGATCCTCAAGGCGGCCGGCGCCTCGGCGGCCGCGCTGGGGCTGGCGGCAACGACCGGGTGCGGTGGTGACAGCGGTGCCGGGGACGGGAATGTGACGCTCCGTTATGCGTGGTGGGGCGGCGAACCGCGCACCATCGCCATCAAGAAGTCGATCGCGCTCTTCGAGAAGAAGTACCCGAAGATTAAGATCAAGCCCGAATTCACCGACTACGAGGCGTACTGGGAGAAGTTCCAGACCCAGGCCTCCGGCGGTAATCCCCCGGACGTTTTCCAGAATGCGGTCGGCTTCCTGCGCAAGTACGACAAGCGCGGCGTTCTGATGGATCTCAAGGCGCAGGCGGACGCCGGGAATCTCGACCTGGAAAACTTCCGAAACGGTGTTCTGGCGAACGGTCAGGTCGACGGCAAGCAGATCGGCATACCCGTCGGCGCCAACACCATGGCGCTCGTCATCGACGTCAAGGCCTTCGAGAGAGCGGGCGTGGAGGCGAAGTTCGGCTGGACCTGGGACGAGTACTTCGCCGCGCTGCAGAAGATCCAGGACAAGCTGAAGATCGCCGGTGACACCGGCTACTTCGCCATCATGTACCTCTACGACCTGTACCTGCGCCAGAACGGCAAGGCCTTCTTCACCGACACCGATCTCGGCTTCACCGAGGACGACCTCACGCAGTGGTGGACGGACGGCTACAAGCGGGTCAAGTCCGGGCTCGTCGCCGACCCGAAGAAGATCGAGCAGGCCAAGCCGAAGTCCGGACTTTCGGCGGGGCTCGCCGCGTCCGAATTCACCTGGGACAACTTCTCCATCCGTTACGAGGGCGAGGGAGAGTCCGACTACGGGCTTGCGCCGATCCCCACCACGGACGGCAAGGACACGGGCCAGTACCTCGGTTCACTGATGATGAGCGCCTTCTCCGGGACCAAGCATCCCAAGGAGGTCGCCCAGTTCATCAGCTTCATGGTCCACGACCCCGAGGTCGGCAAGATCATGGGCTACGACCGCGGCATCCTCTCCACCACCGAGCAGTTCGACGCGTTCAAGCCGACCGACCCCAACAACAAGGGCGTCGCGGCCTACGAGGACGAGGTCGCCAAGGCCGGCGTGCTCGGGAAGATCACCCCGCACCCTTCCGGCGCGGACGTCATCGAGGCGGCCTTCCTGCGCATCGGCGGTGAGGTCGCCCAGGGCAAGACCAAGCCGGCCGACGCCGCCAAGGCACTGTTCAGCGAGGCCAAGGCCGCGTTCGCGGGCTGA
- a CDS encoding carbohydrate ABC transporter permease: protein MTLVKEAPAPPAKKRSAAPAAGRRGRRRENLAGYLFMSPWIAGFLLLTAGPMIASLYYAFTSYNLFTPPKWVGLDNFTTMFQDPRWQKSVEVTLKYVVVATPLKLLLALGVAMLLAQKRRGQALYRAAFYMPSLIGASVSVGFVWRALFSDDAVVDRTQKIFGLDVGGWIGNPDYVLYALVALSIWQFGAPMVIFLAGLKQVPQELYEAAEMDGAGPFRRFWNITLPMISPVLFFNVLLESIHAFQVFGSAYVVSDSRCGPADATLVYTCYLYQKGFKESQMGFASAMAWTLVIAVALVTAVLFWSQKKWVHYEEAAK from the coding sequence ATGACGCTCGTCAAAGAAGCGCCCGCGCCCCCGGCGAAGAAGCGGTCCGCCGCTCCTGCCGCCGGGCGGCGCGGGCGGCGCCGCGAGAATCTCGCCGGCTATCTCTTCATGTCGCCGTGGATCGCGGGGTTCCTGCTGCTCACGGCGGGGCCGATGATCGCGTCGCTCTACTACGCGTTCACCAGCTACAACCTGTTCACGCCGCCCAAATGGGTGGGGCTGGACAACTTCACGACGATGTTCCAGGACCCGCGCTGGCAGAAGTCGGTCGAGGTCACGCTGAAGTACGTCGTCGTGGCCACACCGCTGAAGCTGCTCCTCGCGCTCGGAGTGGCCATGCTGCTCGCGCAGAAGCGGCGCGGACAGGCCCTTTACCGGGCCGCGTTCTACATGCCGTCGCTCATCGGCGCCAGCGTCTCCGTGGGCTTCGTCTGGCGGGCACTGTTCTCCGACGACGCCGTCGTGGACCGTACGCAGAAGATCTTCGGGCTCGACGTCGGCGGCTGGATCGGCAACCCGGACTACGTCCTGTACGCCCTGGTGGCGCTGAGCATCTGGCAGTTCGGTGCGCCGATGGTCATCTTCCTGGCCGGGCTCAAGCAGGTGCCGCAGGAGCTGTACGAGGCCGCCGAGATGGACGGAGCCGGTCCCTTCCGGCGGTTCTGGAACATCACGTTGCCGATGATCTCCCCGGTGCTGTTCTTCAACGTGCTGCTGGAGTCCATCCACGCGTTCCAGGTGTTCGGCTCCGCCTATGTGGTCTCCGACAGCCGGTGCGGGCCCGCCGACGCCACCCTCGTCTACACCTGCTACCTCTACCAGAAGGGCTTCAAGGAGTCCCAGATGGGCTTCGCCTCCGCGATGGCCTGGACGCTGGTGATCGCGGTGGCACTTGTCACGGCGGTCTTGTTCTGGTCGCAGAAGAAGTGGGTGCACTACGAGGAGGCCGCCAAGTGA
- a CDS encoding carbohydrate ABC transporter permease, whose protein sequence is MTSATSPVANTANERRRIGSLAWHVGALLVLAVVLYPVIWVLSASFKPSKDIIASLDLLPTKPVWANFSGLADGISGISITSFFTNSLMYAGLAVVGVVISSSLTAYAFAKIRFAGRNLLFTLMIGTLLLPYHVLLIPQYVLFRNLGYIDTLVPLVAGKFLATEAFFVFLMVQFMRGLPRELDEAAKLDGCGHLRTYWSIVLPLSRPAIITSAIFTFINAWNDFMGPLIYLNTPSKYTVSLGLMMFRDQEGISNYGSMIAMSLVALVPVVAFFMAFQRYLIDGMATSGLKG, encoded by the coding sequence GTGACCAGTGCCACCAGCCCTGTTGCGAACACCGCGAACGAGCGGCGGCGTATCGGATCCCTCGCCTGGCACGTGGGCGCGCTTCTCGTGCTCGCGGTCGTCCTCTACCCGGTGATCTGGGTGCTCAGCGCCTCGTTCAAGCCGAGCAAGGACATCATCGCCAGCCTCGACCTGCTGCCCACCAAGCCGGTCTGGGCGAACTTCTCCGGGCTCGCCGACGGCATCTCCGGCATCTCCATCACCAGCTTCTTCACCAACTCGCTGATGTATGCGGGCCTGGCAGTGGTCGGCGTGGTGATCTCCAGCTCGCTGACCGCGTACGCCTTCGCCAAGATCCGGTTCGCCGGGCGGAACCTGCTGTTCACGCTGATGATCGGCACGCTGTTGCTGCCGTACCACGTGCTGCTCATCCCGCAGTACGTGCTGTTCCGCAACCTCGGCTACATCGACACGCTCGTGCCGCTCGTCGCAGGCAAGTTCCTCGCCACGGAGGCGTTCTTCGTCTTCCTGATGGTGCAGTTCATGCGCGGGCTGCCGCGCGAACTGGACGAGGCCGCCAAGCTCGACGGGTGCGGGCATCTGAGGACCTACTGGTCCATCGTGCTGCCACTGAGCCGGCCCGCCATCATCACCAGCGCCATCTTCACCTTCATCAACGCGTGGAACGACTTCATGGGGCCGTTGATCTACCTCAACACCCCCTCCAAGTACACCGTTTCGCTCGGCCTGATGATGTTCCGCGACCAGGAGGGCATCTCCAACTACGGCAGCATGATCGCCATGTCGCTGGTGGCTCTGGTGCCGGTCGTCGCCTTCTTCATGGCCTTCCAGCGCTACCTCATCGACGGTATGGCGACCTCCGGACTGAAGGGCTGA
- a CDS encoding exo-rhamnogalacturonan lyase family protein: MSPIPRRSLLKAAAVAGAAAQFSWALGVKDAQAAPRAAEADADPVTLDWLEDGGLGAAPGSTVGVPWPKGTYDADQTFALTDAAGKAVPVQSWPLAYWPDGTLKWTAHAVSSGGAGKLTLAAGAPEVPTAKVTVDKSGGTIDISTGVITARISKSGSTLVKSVKRGTTEIAKNGRLVLIRQPEIEDEDQGATKFERFDSAISKVEVEQDGPVRAVVRIDGKHRKGSRSWLPFSIRLYFYAGADSFRMVHTITYDGTQEPGKASGDFIRGIGVRFSVPMRDASYDRHIRIGGDGTGLLREAVKGITGQRRDPGAAVQAAQFAGEKLPDPSTWDQRVTTRLQYIPEWGDYTLSQLSADGFTLRKRTKKGHGWIAAGGGKRASGFGYVGGASGGFSFGLRDFWEKHPAQLDIRDAQTDEAEVTLWLWSPEAQPMDLRFYHDGMGQDTYAKQLEGLNITYEDYEPGFGTPYGIARTSELLFWANESTPTPEKLAEQVEAVRVLPQLAAPPKQLIKAQVFGPGLYSEPDRSTPAKAKIEDHLDFLFTYYKEQVEMRRWYGFWDYGDIMHSYDPARHQWRYDVGGYAWDNSELSPDLWLWFAYLRSGRADIFRFAEAMTRHTGEVDVYHLGQWAGLGTRHGVQHYADSAKQQRIANTTYRRYYYFLTGDERVGDLMHANVDSDETFLALDPLRKIRTEPYTPDRHALSIGFGTDWSGLVSAWLTEWERKGPKWEKAKARVLSTMETIAAQPNGFVQGSGLYDLDTGKFAVAAAPVVGVSHLSAVFGLNELCAELIDLVEMPKFKEAYLDYCRYFNATKAEQAARYGSNFGTLLLFQGHSRLDAYAAVQTGDAKLVTRAWDKFYNSDGYKESAPWKTEPVSGPVTLVPGSEANWVYTNDTALYGLAAIENLALLGHKMPS; this comes from the coding sequence ATGTCTCCCATCCCCCGCAGGTCACTCCTCAAGGCCGCCGCAGTCGCCGGAGCCGCCGCGCAGTTCAGCTGGGCCCTAGGAGTGAAGGACGCGCAGGCCGCGCCCAGAGCAGCCGAGGCCGACGCCGATCCCGTGACCCTGGACTGGCTGGAGGACGGCGGCCTCGGCGCCGCACCCGGTTCCACGGTCGGCGTGCCCTGGCCGAAGGGCACCTACGACGCGGACCAGACCTTCGCGCTCACGGACGCCGCAGGCAAGGCCGTCCCCGTACAGTCCTGGCCACTCGCCTACTGGCCCGACGGAACCCTCAAGTGGACCGCCCACGCCGTGAGTTCGGGCGGCGCCGGGAAGCTGACGCTCGCCGCCGGGGCCCCCGAGGTGCCCACCGCGAAGGTCACCGTCGACAAGAGTGGCGGGACCATCGACATATCGACCGGAGTCATCACCGCACGTATCAGCAAGTCCGGCTCCACGCTGGTCAAGTCGGTGAAACGCGGCACCACCGAGATCGCGAAGAACGGGCGGCTCGTCCTCATCCGCCAGCCCGAGATCGAGGACGAGGACCAGGGAGCCACCAAGTTCGAGCGCTTCGACAGCGCTATCAGCAAGGTCGAGGTCGAACAGGACGGCCCGGTAAGGGCAGTTGTCCGCATCGACGGCAAGCACCGCAAGGGCAGCCGCAGTTGGCTCCCCTTCTCGATCCGCCTCTACTTCTACGCCGGCGCCGACTCCTTCCGCATGGTCCACACCATCACGTACGACGGCACCCAGGAGCCCGGCAAGGCCAGCGGCGACTTCATCCGCGGTATCGGGGTCCGCTTCAGCGTGCCGATGCGGGACGCCTCGTACGACCGGCACATCCGGATCGGCGGCGACGGCACCGGACTGCTGCGCGAGGCCGTCAAGGGCATCACCGGGCAGCGGCGCGACCCCGGAGCGGCCGTCCAGGCCGCCCAGTTCGCGGGGGAGAAGCTGCCCGACCCCTCGACCTGGGACCAGCGCGTCACCACCCGCCTCCAGTACATCCCCGAGTGGGGCGACTACACCCTCTCCCAGCTCTCCGCCGACGGCTTCACCCTGCGCAAGCGCACCAAGAAGGGACACGGCTGGATCGCCGCCGGCGGCGGCAAGCGGGCCTCCGGGTTCGGTTACGTCGGCGGGGCGAGCGGCGGATTCTCCTTCGGCCTGCGGGACTTCTGGGAGAAGCACCCCGCCCAGCTCGACATCCGCGACGCCCAGACCGACGAGGCCGAGGTCACCCTCTGGCTCTGGTCGCCCGAGGCCCAGCCCATGGACCTGCGCTTCTACCACGACGGCATGGGCCAGGACACGTATGCGAAGCAGCTCGAAGGCCTCAACATCACCTACGAGGACTACGAACCCGGCTTCGGCACCCCCTACGGCATCGCCCGCACCTCCGAACTCCTTTTCTGGGCCAACGAGTCGACCCCGACCCCCGAGAAACTCGCCGAACAGGTCGAAGCGGTACGGGTGCTGCCGCAGCTCGCCGCCCCGCCCAAGCAGCTCATCAAGGCCCAGGTCTTCGGCCCGGGACTGTACTCCGAGCCCGACCGTTCCACGCCCGCCAAGGCCAAGATCGAGGACCACCTCGACTTCCTCTTCACCTACTACAAGGAACAGGTGGAGATGCGCCGTTGGTACGGCTTCTGGGACTACGGCGACATCATGCACTCGTACGACCCCGCCAGGCACCAATGGCGCTACGACGTCGGCGGCTACGCCTGGGACAACTCCGAGCTCTCGCCGGATCTCTGGCTCTGGTTCGCGTACTTGCGCTCCGGCCGCGCCGACATCTTCCGCTTCGCCGAGGCGATGACCCGCCACACCGGCGAGGTCGACGTCTACCACCTCGGACAGTGGGCCGGCCTCGGCACCCGGCACGGCGTGCAGCACTACGCCGACAGCGCCAAGCAGCAGCGCATCGCCAACACCACCTACCGCCGCTACTACTACTTCCTCACCGGTGACGAACGCGTCGGCGACCTCATGCACGCCAACGTCGACTCCGACGAGACGTTCCTCGCCCTGGACCCGCTGCGCAAGATCCGCACCGAGCCGTACACACCCGACCGGCACGCCCTGTCGATCGGCTTCGGCACCGACTGGAGCGGGCTCGTGTCGGCCTGGCTGACCGAGTGGGAGCGCAAGGGCCCCAAGTGGGAGAAGGCCAAGGCGCGCGTGCTGTCCACCATGGAGACCATCGCCGCCCAGCCCAACGGGTTCGTCCAGGGCAGCGGGCTGTACGACCTCGACACCGGGAAGTTCGCGGTCGCCGCAGCGCCCGTGGTCGGTGTCTCGCACCTCTCCGCGGTCTTCGGACTCAACGAACTGTGCGCCGAACTCATCGACCTCGTCGAGATGCCCAAGTTCAAGGAGGCGTACCTCGACTACTGCCGCTACTTCAACGCCACCAAGGCCGAACAGGCGGCCCGCTACGGCTCCAACTTCGGCACCCTGCTCCTCTTCCAGGGCCACTCACGACTCGACGCGTACGCGGCCGTGCAGACCGGTGACGCGAAGCTCGTCACGCGCGCGTGGGACAAGTTCTACAACTCCGACGGCTACAAGGAGTCGGCCCCCTGGAAGACCGAGCCGGTGAGCGGTCCGGTCACCCTCGTCCCGGGCAGCGAGGCCAACTGGGTGTACACCAACGACACCGCCCTCTACGGCCTCGCCGCCATCGAGAACCTCGCCCTGCTGGGCCACAAGATGCCCTCGTAA